In one Lolium rigidum isolate FL_2022 chromosome 3, APGP_CSIRO_Lrig_0.1, whole genome shotgun sequence genomic region, the following are encoded:
- the LOC124697461 gene encoding late embryogenesis abundant protein D-34-like, with translation MSQGQPRRPEGDAALQQQDRPIKYGDVFDVSGDLAAQPVAPRDAALLQSAEDTVQGLGQTQKGGPAAVMQSAAALNARAGHVGRAQLSGPVADAGVAVTETEFPSHRVVTESVAGQVVGRFVAPPPVAAKEPSGALEQDAVTIGRALEAAAAAGAGGKVVDQSDAAAVQAAEMRATGKNLTVPGGVAAAAQAAADQNERIMREEDKVKLRDVLSDARSKLPADKGATREDAERVVSAEIRNKLNMATTPGGVADAVTTAARLNQERP, from the exons ATGAGCCAGGGACAGCCGAGGAGGCCCGAGGGCGATGCGGCCCTGCAGCAGCAAGACCGGCCAATCAAGTACGGCGACGTGTTCGACGTCTCCGGCGACCTGGCGGCGCAGCCCGTGGCGCCCCGGGACGCCGCGCTGCTGCAGTCCGCCGAGGACACCGTGCAGGGCCTGGGACAGACCCAGAAGGGCGGTCCCGCGGCGGTCATGCAGTCCGCTGCCGCCCTCAACGCGCGCGCCGGCCACGTGGGCCGCGCCCAGCTCTCCGGCCCCGTCGCCGACGCGGGGGTCGCCGTCACGGAGACCGAGTTCCCGAGCCACCGCGTCGTCACCGAGTCCGTCGCGGGCCAGGTCGTGGGACGGTtcgtcgcgccgccgcccgtgGCGGCCAAGGAGCCGTCGGGCGCGCTGGAGCAGGACGCCGTGACCATCGGCCGAGCgctggaggccgcggcggcggccggcgcgggcggAAAGGTGGTGGACCAGAGCGACGCGGCGGCCGTCCAGGCCGCCGAGATGCGCGCCACGGGGAAGAACCTCACCGTCCCGGGCGGCGTCGCAGCGGCGGCGCAGGCGGCCGCGGACCAGAACGAGCGTATCATGCGCGAGGAGGACAAGGTCAAGCTCCGGGACGTCCTCTCG GATGCGAGGAGCAAGCTGCCGGCGGACAAGGGAGCGACAAGGGAGGACGCCGAGAGGGTCGTGTCGGCGGAGATAAGGAAC